The Ignavibacteria bacterium genomic interval TATTTCATAAACGATATTCTTGTTGAAAATACAATTGAAAAAATTAGTGAATAGTTAGCAATGCTTTTTTAAGTTTATTGAACGATTGTGAATCCTTAGGCGAATAGTGCATATCAATGTAAGCAATAGTTCCCGCCGTGTCAATAACAACAATCGTGCGTTTGTTATAACCGCTTTTTTTATCGTAACTGTTGTAGAGTTTCCCTGCGGTATGTTCGTGGTCGCTGAGTAGCGCAAACGGAAGGTCGAGTTCTTTTGCCCATTCGCGATGCGAATACGCATAATCACCGCTGATGCCGAAAAGAATCGCATTCAGGTTTTTAAGAGAAGTAAAATCGTCGCGCATTGTACACATTTCTTTTGTGCATCCATCGCTCCAATCCGCAGGATAAAACGCAAGCACAATCGGTTGTTTTCCGATATGTTTTGAAAGCGTGAACCCGCCACGAATGATTGTATCTTTCGTAGCAATATCAAGCGTAAAATCGCGTGCAGGAGAACCGATGTATAAATCTTCTGCAAAGGTATTCTTATTTAAAAGCAAGAGAAAAATGAAGAAATAAATGAACATTGCTACAATAATAATGAAAGTGATTTTTCACTTGAAATCTACAATAATGATAAAAATAAAACAACGAGATTCTGCAAAAAAATAAATTCATACCAATTTTTGAAACGTAACTGCAGCACGAACAAATCCTTGAAACATAGGATGCGGTTTCATTGCTCTACTTTTCAACTCGCTATGAAATTGTCCGGCAATAAAAAACGGATGTGAAGCGACTTCAATAATTTCAACTAAATCATTCTCTTTATAAACTCCGCTGAAAATAAGTCCTGCTTGTTCCAATTGCTTCCGAAATTTATTATTCACTTCGTATCGGTGGCGATGACGCTCTGAAATTGTCCTTGATTGATACAATGAAAATGCAAGCGAATTTTTTTTCAGTGTTATTTCGTTTGCTCCAAGACGCATTGTACCACCTTTTTGTTTAACTGTTTTTTGCGTTTCGAGCAAATCAATAACATTGTATGTAGATTTTCGGAATTCAGAACTGTGTGCATTTTTCATACCGCAAACGTTGCGCGCAAATTCGATAACTGCTGTTTGTAATCCAAGACAAATTCCGAGAAACGGTATTTTGCGTTCGCGTACAAATTGAATTGCCTGAATCTTTCCTTCGATTCCACGCTCCCCGAAACCGCCGGGAACAAGCAAACCTGAAACATCTTTCAAAAATTTTTCTGCTCCTTGTTCTTCAACATCTTCTGCGCGTATCCATTGCAATAGAACACGCGTATCGTTTGCGGCGCCGGAATGAATAAACGCTTCATTGATGCTTTTGTATGCATCAGGAGATGCAGTGTATTTTCCAACAACGGCAATCGTTACACGATGTTTCGGGTATTTAATATAGTGAAGAAATTTTTTCCACTCGGAAAGTTGTTTGTTCGGAGATTGTTTTGCGCGAAGTTCCAGTTTGTCGAGTACACGTTCCGCAAGTCGCTCATCGAACAATGCAACAGGAACATCATAACTTGAATTTACATCGTGTCCTTCGATAACATCGATCGGTTCAACGTTGCAAAATAATGCAATTTTCTTTTTCAAATCGTAATCGAGGTGATGTTCCGTTCTACAAATAATGATATCGGGATTTACGCCGATTTCTTGCAATTCTTTTACACTATGTTGTGTCGGTTTTGTTTTCAATTCGCCCGCTGCTTTGATAAATGGAACAAGCGTAACGTGAATGTTGAGTGAATTTTTTCTTCCGCGTTCCAAAGTAAATTGTCGTATTGCTTCAAGAAATGGAAGTCCTTCAATATCACCAACAGTTCCGCCAACTTCCGTAATGACAACATCGTACTCGTTACTGTTTGCAAGTTGACTGATACGTTCTTTTATGACATCGGTGATATGCGGAATAACTTGCACCGTTGCCCCCAAATAATCCCCGTGACGTTCACGTTGAATTACTTCATTGTAAATTTGTCCCGTGGTCGTGTTGTTTTCTTTTCGCATATCAATGTTGAGGAAACGCTCATAATGTCCCAAATCCAAATCGGTTTCGGCGCCATCGTCGGTAACAAAAACTTCACCGTGCTGAAATGGATTCATTGTTCCCGCATCTACATTGATGTACGGGTCAAATTTTTGAATTGTTACACGAAGTCCGTGCCATTTGAGTAAGAGCGCAAGTGAAGCGGAAGCGACTCCTTTTCCTAACGATGAAACAACACCACCGGAAATAAAAATAAATTTTGTTGAAGTTTCAGATTTCATAAATGAAAAT includes:
- a CDS encoding redoxin domain-containing protein, producing the protein MFIYFFIFLLLLNKNTFAEDLYIGSPARDFTLDIATKDTIIRGGFTLSKHIGKQPIVLAFYPADWSDGCTKEMCTMRDDFTSLKNLNAILFGISGDYAYSHREWAKELDLPFALLSDHEHTAGKLYNSYDKKSGYNKRTIVVIDTAGTIAYIDMHYSPKDSQSFNKLKKALLTIH
- a CDS encoding CTP synthase gives rise to the protein MKSETSTKFIFISGGVVSSLGKGVASASLALLLKWHGLRVTIQKFDPYINVDAGTMNPFQHGEVFVTDDGAETDLDLGHYERFLNIDMRKENNTTTGQIYNEVIQRERHGDYLGATVQVIPHITDVIKERISQLANSNEYDVVITEVGGTVGDIEGLPFLEAIRQFTLERGRKNSLNIHVTLVPFIKAAGELKTKPTQHSVKELQEIGVNPDIIICRTEHHLDYDLKKKIALFCNVEPIDVIEGHDVNSSYDVPVALFDERLAERVLDKLELRAKQSPNKQLSEWKKFLHYIKYPKHRVTIAVVGKYTASPDAYKSINEAFIHSGAANDTRVLLQWIRAEDVEEQGAEKFLKDVSGLLVPGGFGERGIEGKIQAIQFVRERKIPFLGICLGLQTAVIEFARNVCGMKNAHSSEFRKSTYNVIDLLETQKTVKQKGGTMRLGANEITLKKNSLAFSLYQSRTISERHRHRYEVNNKFRKQLEQAGLIFSGVYKENDLVEIIEVASHPFFIAGQFHSELKSRAMKPHPMFQGFVRAAVTFQKLV